The proteins below are encoded in one region of Berryella intestinalis:
- a CDS encoding cytosine permease, whose protein sequence is MSKHSIAQRVNAEAIFGLVPVKKSERQYGFWDTLLVTGGFAIATWCYSQGALSASLLSFPQLLLVTFAVGGIFLIVECLPVVLSVRYGIDLWVYLRAVLGERGVRVFATAVILGNWFWYAVAANMFGSSIAQIAAGFGVPVAPEAVSVLSIVSVLGGSLIAIGGPGVIKWTSRILVTVLLAIGVIVLVLCFTMAPLGDIVAYRPDLSELGGNGLEAYALAAEGMVAFSFSWSTQAMVLPRLCRTERGGYWGTVAAYGFIAPLFVFIGGVMAIVMFLVSGTLESDPTVMLALLGPQVALLSLMLVAFANIGTQAVGSYVNVLVLKAAWPKIDYRVLVALSAVYVSVLAFTGEVTANFGQFISIAAYIQGPIIGIMFVDLIVLRRRKLSIKGLYYREGHDCYRFKGGVNWVGVSTILATLVVALVFVYNPITGSIQSPLFCFLTGSGFTAVFAAGLYYALSRVSSIRALLLRDRSDLEIV, encoded by the coding sequence ATGTCGAAGCATTCCATCGCGCAGCGCGTGAACGCCGAGGCCATCTTCGGCTTGGTTCCCGTCAAGAAGAGCGAGCGTCAGTACGGCTTTTGGGATACGCTGCTGGTCACCGGCGGCTTCGCCATCGCCACCTGGTGCTATTCCCAAGGCGCGCTCTCTGCGTCCCTTCTCAGCTTTCCCCAGCTTTTGCTGGTCACCTTCGCCGTCGGCGGCATCTTCCTCATCGTGGAGTGCCTGCCCGTCGTGCTGTCGGTGCGCTACGGGATCGACCTGTGGGTGTACCTGCGCGCCGTTCTGGGCGAGCGCGGGGTGAGGGTGTTCGCCACGGCCGTCATTTTGGGGAACTGGTTTTGGTATGCGGTCGCCGCCAACATGTTCGGGTCGTCCATCGCCCAGATCGCGGCGGGCTTCGGGGTGCCGGTTGCCCCCGAGGCGGTCAGCGTGCTCAGCATCGTGAGCGTTCTGGGAGGCTCGCTCATCGCCATCGGGGGTCCCGGCGTCATCAAGTGGACCTCGCGCATCCTCGTCACCGTCCTTCTGGCCATCGGCGTCATCGTCTTGGTCCTGTGCTTCACGATGGCTCCCCTCGGCGATATCGTCGCGTACCGCCCCGACCTCTCCGAACTCGGCGGAAACGGCCTCGAGGCCTATGCGCTCGCGGCCGAGGGCATGGTGGCGTTCTCGTTCAGCTGGTCGACCCAGGCCATGGTCCTTCCGCGCCTGTGCCGCACCGAGCGCGGCGGGTACTGGGGCACCGTTGCGGCCTACGGCTTCATCGCGCCGCTTTTCGTGTTCATCGGGGGCGTGATGGCCATCGTCATGTTCCTGGTCTCAGGGACGCTGGAAAGCGACCCCACGGTCATGCTGGCGCTTCTGGGTCCGCAGGTCGCGCTTCTGTCGCTGATGCTGGTCGCGTTCGCCAACATCGGGACCCAGGCCGTCGGGTCCTACGTCAACGTCTTGGTGCTCAAGGCCGCCTGGCCCAAGATCGACTATCGCGTTTTGGTGGCGCTTTCGGCGGTCTACGTGTCCGTCCTCGCGTTCACCGGGGAGGTCACGGCGAATTTCGGCCAGTTCATCTCCATAGCGGCCTACATCCAAGGCCCCATCATCGGCATCATGTTCGTCGACCTCATCGTGCTGCGCCGCCGCAAGCTGTCGATCAAGGGGCTGTACTACCGCGAGGGGCATGATTGCTACCGGTTCAAGGGGGGAGTGAACTGGGTGGGCGTCTCGACGATCCTCGCGACCCTCGTCGTCGCCCTCGTGTTCGTGTACAACCCGATCACCGGCAGCATCCAAAGCCCCCTGTTCTGCTTCCTCACGGGCTCGGGCTTCACGGCCGTGTTCGCGGCGGGTCTGTACTACGCCCTTTCGCGCGTCTCCTCGATCCGCGCGCTGCTTCTGCGCGACCGCAGCGACCTCGAGATAGTCTAG